A window from Planococcus maritimus encodes these proteins:
- the floA gene encoding flotillin-like protein FloA (flotillin-like protein involved in membrane lipid rafts) produces the protein MGLEAIGLGAAIIGIIVVLAIFFTFVPVTLWISALAAGVRISIFTLIGMRLRRVIPSRIVNPLIKASKAGLSVQINQLESHYLAGGNVDRVVNALIAAHRANIDLPFERAAAIDLAGRDVLEAVQMSVNPKVIETPFIAGVAMDGIEVKAKARITVRANIDRLVGGAGEETIVARVGEGIVSTLGSSTNHKKVLENPDLISQTVLGKGLDSGTAFEILSIDIADVDIGKNIGAELQTEQADADKKIAQAKAEERRAMAVASEQEMKAKVVQMRAKVVEAEAEVPMAMSEALRSGNIGVMDYINYKNVQADTSMRESISKSGTEKQEDENQ, from the coding sequence ATGGGACTTGAAGCAATCGGCTTAGGCGCAGCGATAATTGGGATTATCGTCGTACTCGCCATCTTTTTCACATTCGTACCCGTCACATTATGGATCTCGGCCTTAGCTGCCGGCGTCCGCATCAGCATCTTCACATTGATCGGGATGAGATTGCGCCGGGTTATCCCATCGCGTATCGTCAACCCATTAATTAAAGCTTCTAAAGCAGGTCTTTCTGTGCAAATCAACCAATTGGAAAGCCATTACTTGGCTGGCGGTAACGTCGACCGAGTCGTCAATGCTTTGATCGCAGCTCATCGCGCCAATATCGATTTGCCGTTCGAACGTGCAGCAGCAATCGACCTGGCGGGCCGTGACGTGTTAGAAGCGGTTCAAATGTCCGTTAACCCGAAAGTCATCGAAACACCATTTATCGCCGGTGTGGCAATGGACGGCATTGAAGTGAAAGCAAAAGCACGTATCACGGTGCGTGCCAACATCGACCGTTTAGTCGGTGGTGCTGGTGAAGAAACCATTGTCGCCCGTGTCGGTGAAGGGATTGTTTCGACACTCGGTTCAAGTACAAACCATAAAAAAGTTCTTGAAAATCCAGATCTCATTTCTCAAACTGTTCTTGGCAAAGGCTTAGACTCCGGTACAGCCTTTGAAATCCTGTCGATCGATATCGCAGACGTCGATATCGGCAAAAACATTGGAGCAGAGCTTCAAACAGAACAAGCGGACGCCGATAAGAAAATCGCGCAGGCTAAAGCGGAAGAACGCCGTGCAATGGCCGTTGCAAGCGAACAGGAAATGAAAGCGAAAGTCGTACAAATGCGCGCGAAAGTTGTCGAAGCCGAAGCAGAAGTGCCAATGGCGATGTCAGAAGCGCTCCGTTCAGGAAACATCGGTGTAATGGATTATATCAATTACAAAAATGTTCAAGCTGATACAAGCATGCGCGAGTCCATCTCGAAAAGCGGAACGGAAAAACAAGAGGACGAAAACCAATAA
- a CDS encoding PhoH family protein: MTENSLLELHVKDPNEAVQLLGTSDSHLSLIEESFDIHIITRGEVIRLEGPEESRQTGKLLLEQLLKVIRKGINIDQRDIVSAIEMAKSGTIEYFAELYDEEVARSATGRSIRAKTIGQRHYIHAIKKSDMVFGIGPAGTGKTYLAVVLAVQALKNGHVKKIVLTRPAVEAGESLGFLPGDLKEKVDPYLRPLYDALHDVMGQEQTNRLIERGTIEVAPLAYMRGRTLEEAFIILDEAQNTTKAQMKMFLTRLGFNSKMIVTGDKTQIDLPRGAESGLIAAEKNLHGVKGIEFEYLEKGDVVRHPLVSRIIEAYENQPN; this comes from the coding sequence ATGACAGAAAACAGCCTACTCGAATTGCATGTGAAAGATCCGAATGAAGCCGTTCAGCTTCTCGGCACATCCGACAGCCATCTGTCGCTGATCGAAGAAAGTTTCGATATACACATCATCACCCGAGGCGAAGTGATTCGCCTTGAAGGGCCTGAAGAAAGCCGCCAAACAGGGAAATTGCTATTGGAACAATTACTGAAAGTCATCCGTAAAGGCATCAATATCGACCAGCGCGATATCGTTTCAGCTATCGAAATGGCAAAAAGCGGCACGATTGAATACTTTGCCGAACTATACGATGAGGAAGTAGCCCGCAGTGCAACAGGGCGTTCAATTCGTGCGAAAACCATTGGTCAGCGCCATTATATCCACGCCATCAAGAAAAGCGACATGGTTTTCGGAATCGGCCCTGCCGGAACTGGAAAAACCTATCTTGCCGTTGTTTTAGCGGTGCAGGCGTTGAAAAACGGCCATGTCAAAAAAATCGTCCTGACACGTCCTGCGGTTGAAGCAGGGGAAAGTCTTGGTTTCTTGCCAGGCGACTTGAAGGAAAAGGTGGATCCTTATTTACGTCCTCTATACGACGCCTTGCATGACGTCATGGGCCAAGAGCAAACGAACCGATTGATTGAACGCGGAACGATTGAAGTAGCACCACTCGCTTATATGAGAGGCCGCACATTAGAAGAAGCGTTCATTATTTTGGATGAAGCGCAGAATACGACAAAAGCCCAGATGAAGATGTTTTTGACACGTCTCGGCTTTAACTCGAAAATGATTGTCACAGGCGATAAAACGCAAATCGATTTGCCGCGCGGCGCAGAATCCGGTTTGATTGCTGCTGAAAAGAATTTGCACGGCGTTAAAGGAATCGAGTTTGAGTATTTGGAAAAAGGTGATGTCGTTCGGCATCCGCTCGTCTCGAGAATCATTGAAGCTTACGAAAACCAGCCTAACTAG
- a CDS encoding HD family phosphohydrolase: MARWIRRIYMRFGAPAVLIGISLLTALLMFGFLYNTMTTDTYEVELFQLSEETIRAAKTVEDPVRTELERTRAAQEVQPSYRYIEEVADNQAAVVDSLFGYVLEAKSTTESSGEDESEPGPRNLDASLSSLRESIRLFEQNENGLRLTDDMLMSLLVLEEDMILRIEREVRNQVLSVLQDPLREDGLTQARNTAEQEIREDEQVPATAIPAAAAIARSSIVPNELVNEELTEQQIEQARASVEPTRILQGQVLIQEGQLIDREVYRQLELAGMTEQQSNYRSVLALGLFVLIAAGLLLLVLQSAKIEGVKKAIRLTIVFVVVALSLAIMKLLEIISGNFEVVIDFIYPTALAGILVRLLIDERTAVYVTILLSASAGMMLQSGYAGVFQMDSALYVLFGGLTGIYLIRNGHRSIRILPISLAVGGVHLLYVAFYLLVNQSQYTVEEIAFYVAAALAAGLLSGTLATGLLPLFETSFGILSTMKLLELSNPNHPLLKKILTETPGTYHHSVMVANLSDAACEAIGANGLLARVGCYYHDIGKTITPQYFIENQSHGNPHDQLTPQQSRDIILAHGQDGAAILRKNKMPKELIDIAEQHHGTTLLKFFYYKAKKQNDELSEEEYRYKGPKPQTREVAIIMVADSLEAAVRSMESPSTEKIREMVDAITEDKLKDGQFDECDITLKELKRVKNVMCETLNGIFHSRIAYPDDRK, translated from the coding sequence ATGGCGAGGTGGATCAGGCGCATTTATATGCGATTCGGGGCTCCTGCAGTCTTGATCGGCATCAGTTTATTGACAGCGCTGCTCATGTTTGGTTTTTTGTATAATACAATGACAACTGATACATATGAAGTGGAATTATTCCAATTGTCTGAGGAAACCATACGGGCGGCGAAAACGGTCGAAGATCCCGTGAGGACAGAACTGGAACGGACGCGTGCAGCTCAGGAAGTGCAGCCAAGTTACCGTTATATTGAAGAAGTGGCCGATAACCAAGCGGCAGTCGTCGATTCGTTGTTCGGTTATGTGCTAGAAGCAAAGAGCACGACGGAATCGAGCGGAGAGGACGAAAGCGAACCGGGACCAAGAAATCTAGATGCGTCCTTGAGTAGCCTGCGTGAATCGATCCGCTTGTTTGAACAAAATGAAAATGGGCTTCGCTTGACTGATGATATGCTCATGTCGCTGCTTGTCTTGGAAGAAGACATGATTTTGCGCATCGAACGGGAAGTGCGCAATCAAGTGCTATCCGTCTTGCAGGATCCGCTTCGAGAAGATGGGCTGACACAAGCACGTAATACGGCCGAGCAAGAAATTCGCGAGGACGAACAAGTGCCGGCTACTGCAATCCCAGCGGCTGCGGCTATTGCCCGGTCGAGCATTGTTCCGAATGAACTGGTCAATGAGGAATTGACAGAACAACAAATCGAACAGGCACGGGCAAGTGTGGAACCGACGCGTATCTTGCAAGGGCAAGTTCTGATCCAAGAAGGCCAATTGATTGACCGGGAAGTGTACCGTCAATTGGAACTGGCGGGTATGACTGAACAACAATCGAATTACCGTTCGGTGCTTGCCTTGGGCTTGTTTGTGCTCATTGCTGCAGGGTTGTTGCTGCTGGTTTTGCAAAGCGCAAAAATCGAGGGCGTCAAAAAGGCGATTCGGTTAACGATTGTGTTTGTGGTGGTCGCTTTGTCTTTGGCGATTATGAAACTGCTTGAAATCATCAGCGGCAATTTTGAAGTGGTCATCGACTTTATTTATCCGACAGCGCTGGCCGGCATTTTGGTACGCTTGCTAATCGATGAGCGGACAGCGGTCTATGTGACGATTTTACTAAGCGCCAGCGCAGGAATGATGCTGCAAAGCGGTTATGCCGGTGTATTTCAGATGGATTCCGCTTTGTACGTGTTGTTTGGCGGTTTGACCGGTATTTACTTAATACGCAATGGGCACAGAAGCATCCGTATTTTGCCAATCAGTTTGGCGGTCGGCGGTGTCCATTTGCTGTATGTCGCATTTTACCTTTTGGTTAACCAAAGCCAATACACCGTAGAAGAAATCGCATTTTATGTAGCAGCCGCACTGGCAGCTGGTCTCTTGTCAGGGACGCTTGCGACCGGTCTGCTGCCGCTGTTTGAAACGTCATTTGGCATCTTGTCGACGATGAAACTGCTGGAGTTGTCGAATCCGAATCATCCTTTGCTTAAAAAGATTTTGACTGAAACCCCAGGCACGTATCACCATAGTGTCATGGTGGCGAATCTTTCAGATGCTGCATGTGAAGCGATCGGAGCGAATGGATTGCTTGCGCGCGTTGGCTGTTATTATCACGATATTGGAAAGACTATCACCCCGCAGTATTTCATCGAAAATCAGTCCCATGGCAATCCGCATGACCAGCTAACACCACAACAAAGCCGGGATATCATCCTTGCGCATGGACAAGATGGCGCTGCGATTTTACGAAAAAACAAAATGCCGAAAGAATTGATCGATATTGCAGAACAGCACCATGGCACGACTTTATTGAAGTTTTTCTATTACAAAGCGAAAAAGCAAAATGACGAGCTCTCTGAGGAGGAATACCGTTACAAGGGGCCGAAACCGCAGACGCGAGAAGTTGCCATTATCATGGTGGCGGACAGTTTAGAAGCGGCAGTCCGGTCAATGGAATCACCGAGCACGGAGAAAATCCGGGAAATGGTCGATGCGATCACGGAAGACAAGTTGAAAGATGGACAGTTTGATGAATGTGATATAACGTTAAAAGAACTGAAACGGGTAAAAAATGTCATGTGCGAGACTTTGAACGGCATTTTTCATTCAAGGATCGCTTACCCAGATGACAGAAAATAA
- the ybeY gene encoding rRNA maturation RNase YbeY, with the protein MMLTIDFIDETKQLGDEALAFVSKVLEHAAYHEKTGEAEVSVTFTDDESIRAINRDYREKDQATDVISFSMEEQGEEEVAIIGETGPRLLGDIIISIERTKLQAEEYGHSFERELGFLAVHGFLHLLGYDHMNEQDEKEMFGKQEEILVSLGVTRDAHEAD; encoded by the coding sequence GTGATGCTAACGATTGACTTTATAGATGAAACGAAACAATTAGGCGATGAAGCGCTGGCCTTTGTCAGCAAGGTGCTAGAACATGCGGCATATCATGAAAAGACGGGTGAGGCAGAAGTATCGGTCACCTTCACTGATGACGAATCGATTCGCGCGATTAACCGGGATTACCGGGAAAAAGATCAAGCAACGGATGTCATTTCTTTTTCAATGGAAGAACAAGGAGAAGAGGAAGTGGCGATCATCGGTGAAACGGGGCCCCGTTTGCTCGGAGACATTATTATCTCGATAGAACGCACAAAGCTTCAGGCAGAGGAGTACGGCCATAGCTTCGAACGCGAACTCGGGTTTTTAGCGGTGCATGGCTTCTTGCATCTGCTTGGCTATGATCATATGAATGAGCAGGATGAAAAAGAAATGTTCGGCAAACAGGAAGAGATTTTAGTTTCTCTTGGCGTTACGCGTGATGCACATGAGGCTGACTAG
- a CDS encoding diacylglycerol kinase family protein has protein sequence MRLTRFLSSFRFAAQGIGTSLKREQNMQVHLFSAVIVAIAGIWTGLDQMEWMLVIILIGGMFALELINSALERTVDLVTEERHPLAKQAKDMAAGAVLVFAVTSAIIGLLIFLPKWF, from the coding sequence ATGAGGCTGACTAGGTTTCTCTCCTCTTTCCGTTTTGCTGCGCAAGGGATTGGCACTTCATTAAAACGGGAACAGAATATGCAAGTCCACTTGTTTTCGGCCGTGATTGTTGCGATTGCTGGGATTTGGACCGGCCTTGACCAGATGGAATGGATGCTAGTGATTATATTGATCGGCGGCATGTTCGCACTTGAATTGATCAATTCTGCGCTAGAGCGGACCGTGGACCTCGTTACCGAAGAACGCCACCCCTTGGCGAAGCAGGCAAAAGACATGGCAGCAGGAGCGGTTTTGGTATTTGCTGTGACAAGTGCTATAATCGGTTTACTGATCTTTTTGCCTAAATGGTTTTAA
- a CDS encoding cytidine deaminase yields the protein MDKQQLMEQAISARGNAYVPYSKFPVGAALLTKDGEVYTGCNIENAGYSLTNCAERTAVFKAVSEGVMQFEALAVAADTKGPVAPCGACRQVLVEFCAPDMPVYLTNLEGAVSETTIAELLPGAFTTGDLDYASRK from the coding sequence ATGGACAAACAACAATTGATGGAACAAGCAATTTCGGCGCGTGGCAATGCCTACGTGCCGTATTCGAAATTCCCGGTAGGAGCGGCGCTATTGACGAAAGATGGCGAAGTTTATACGGGTTGCAATATTGAAAATGCGGGCTATTCACTGACCAATTGTGCAGAGCGCACAGCAGTCTTTAAGGCTGTATCAGAAGGCGTTATGCAGTTTGAGGCTTTGGCAGTAGCTGCTGACACGAAAGGGCCGGTTGCGCCGTGTGGGGCATGCCGACAAGTATTGGTGGAGTTCTGTGCTCCGGATATGCCGGTTTATTTAACGAATCTAGAAGGCGCGGTGTCTGAGACGACAATCGCTGAATTGCTACCAGGCGCTTTCACAACGGGGGATTTAGACTATGCATCAAGGAAATAA
- the era gene encoding GTPase Era encodes MHQGNNGYKSGFISIIGRPNVGKSTFLNRVVGQKIAIMSDKPQTTRNKVQGVVTNDNSQMVFIDTPGINEPKHKLGDFMLKVAKNTFREVDVLLFVVSAADRIGKQDRYVLDMLKGIDVPVFLVLNKIDQVHPDNLPKIIESYRNEFDFAEAIPISALQGNNVENLLAKIGERLPEGPQYYPSDQVTDHPERFIISELIREKALHLTREEIPHSIAVVIDKIAKDEESENMIRVQATIMVERDSQKGIVIGKKGALLKEIGTRARKDIENLLGTKVYLELWVKVQKDWRNKAMHLRDFGFRDDEY; translated from the coding sequence ATGCATCAAGGAAATAACGGATATAAATCAGGGTTCATCTCCATTATCGGCCGTCCGAATGTTGGGAAATCAACGTTTTTGAACCGTGTAGTTGGGCAGAAAATCGCCATCATGAGCGACAAGCCGCAAACAACACGCAATAAAGTTCAAGGCGTCGTGACGAATGACAATAGCCAAATGGTCTTTATCGACACACCAGGCATCAACGAACCGAAGCATAAGCTTGGGGATTTCATGCTGAAAGTCGCGAAAAACACATTCCGCGAAGTAGATGTCCTGTTATTTGTCGTCAGTGCAGCAGACCGTATCGGCAAACAGGATCGTTATGTGCTCGATATGTTGAAGGGCATCGATGTGCCGGTTTTCTTAGTACTTAACAAAATCGACCAAGTGCATCCCGATAATTTGCCGAAAATCATTGAATCCTACCGCAATGAATTCGATTTTGCAGAAGCGATTCCGATTTCTGCCTTGCAGGGCAACAACGTCGAGAACTTGCTCGCGAAAATTGGCGAACGCTTGCCGGAAGGACCTCAGTATTATCCATCTGATCAAGTGACGGACCATCCGGAACGTTTCATCATTTCAGAATTGATTCGTGAAAAAGCTTTGCATTTAACGCGCGAGGAAATTCCGCACTCGATCGCTGTGGTTATTGACAAAATCGCCAAAGACGAAGAAAGCGAGAACATGATTCGTGTTCAAGCGACAATCATGGTCGAGCGCGATTCCCAAAAAGGCATCGTTATTGGCAAAAAGGGTGCATTATTGAAAGAAATTGGAACTCGTGCACGCAAGGATATCGAAAACTTGCTTGGCACGAAAGTGTATTTGGAACTATGGGTCAAAGTCCAGAAAGATTGGCGCAATAAAGCAATGCATCTCCGTGATTTCGGTTTCCGAGACGACGAATACTAA
- the recO gene encoding DNA repair protein RecO: MQNQLEAIVIRTRPYGENNKIVTLFTKEAGKITCMARGAKKPASRLAAITQPFTHGVFSIYKGRGMGTLQAGDQLESLRYIREDIMATAYASYVTELVDRLTEQDEPQPAIYDMLYQALHAIADGYDPEAITLFVEWKMLRIAGLTPTLHECANCGATEGEFAFSFQELGFLCHRCFHLDRYIIRLSPALVKLIRTFYFVPIERVGGLTLKKESKTLLKQIVRTIYEEQAGIRLKSRSFLEQLERTPEFFPEPKKDIPEGD, translated from the coding sequence ATGCAGAACCAACTCGAAGCCATTGTTATCCGTACACGCCCCTATGGCGAAAATAATAAAATCGTCACTTTGTTTACAAAAGAAGCGGGAAAGATCACGTGCATGGCGCGCGGTGCCAAAAAGCCTGCAAGCCGCTTAGCCGCGATCACCCAGCCATTCACGCATGGCGTCTTTTCAATCTACAAAGGACGTGGCATGGGCACATTGCAGGCGGGTGATCAATTGGAATCGCTGCGTTACATCCGCGAAGACATTATGGCCACTGCTTATGCGAGCTATGTGACAGAACTTGTCGACCGGCTGACCGAACAAGACGAACCTCAGCCGGCCATCTACGATATGTTGTATCAAGCGCTTCATGCAATTGCAGATGGCTATGACCCGGAAGCGATAACCTTGTTTGTTGAGTGGAAAATGCTGCGTATTGCCGGGCTGACCCCAACTTTGCATGAATGTGCCAATTGCGGGGCAACAGAAGGGGAATTTGCTTTCTCATTCCAGGAACTGGGCTTTCTATGCCACCGCTGCTTCCATTTGGACCGCTATATTATTCGTTTAAGCCCGGCGCTCGTGAAGTTGATCCGCACGTTTTATTTCGTGCCGATCGAACGCGTCGGGGGACTAACCTTAAAGAAAGAATCCAAGACTTTGCTCAAGCAGATTGTCCGGACGATTTACGAAGAACAGGCAGGCATCCGACTGAAATCGCGCTCATTTCTTGAACAACTCGAACGCACCCCGGAATTCTTTCCGGAACCTAAAAAAGACATCCCAGAAGGCGATTAG
- a CDS encoding glycine--tRNA ligase has protein sequence MSMEKVVSLAKHRGFVFPGSEIYGGLANTWDYGPLGIELKNNIKKAWWKKFVQESVHNVGLDAAILMNPKTWEASGHLGNFNDPMIDCKSCKSRHRADKLIENALDEKGIELIVDGLSFDRMKELIDEHEITCPTCGKADFTEIRQFNLMFKTFQGVTESSTNEVYLRPETAQGIFVNYKNVQRSMRKKMPFGIAQIGKSFRNEITPGNFTFRTREFEQMELEFFCKPGEDLEWYAYWRDFCKNWLLELNMSESNMRLREHDADELSHYSNATVDIEYKFPFGWGELWGIADRTDFDLKRHMEYSGEDFNYIDPQTNERYVPYCIEPSLGADRVTLAFLVDAFQEEALDNDDTRTVLKFHPALAPYKAAVLPLSKKLSEGATEVFADLAKHFMVDYDESQSIGKRYRRQDEIGTPFCITYDFDSVEDGEVTVRHRDSMEQVRMPIKDVQAYIEQHIQF, from the coding sequence ATGTCAATGGAAAAAGTAGTATCATTAGCCAAACACCGGGGATTCGTCTTTCCGGGCTCAGAAATTTACGGCGGCCTTGCCAACACATGGGATTATGGCCCACTCGGCATTGAGCTGAAAAACAACATCAAAAAAGCATGGTGGAAAAAATTTGTCCAGGAATCGGTTCATAATGTCGGTCTAGATGCCGCTATCTTGATGAACCCAAAAACTTGGGAAGCATCTGGCCACCTTGGCAATTTCAACGACCCGATGATCGATTGCAAATCCTGCAAATCGCGCCACCGTGCAGATAAACTCATCGAAAACGCATTGGATGAAAAAGGCATCGAATTGATCGTCGACGGCCTATCGTTCGATCGCATGAAAGAATTGATCGACGAGCACGAAATCACATGCCCGACTTGCGGCAAAGCCGATTTCACCGAAATCCGCCAGTTTAACTTGATGTTCAAGACATTCCAAGGCGTTACCGAGTCTTCTACAAACGAAGTTTACTTGCGCCCGGAAACAGCGCAAGGGATTTTCGTCAATTATAAAAACGTCCAGCGCTCGATGCGCAAAAAAATGCCTTTCGGGATCGCCCAGATCGGTAAGAGCTTCCGTAACGAAATCACACCGGGGAACTTCACGTTCCGCACACGTGAATTTGAACAAATGGAACTTGAGTTTTTCTGCAAACCAGGCGAAGACCTTGAATGGTATGCATACTGGCGCGATTTCTGCAAAAACTGGCTGCTTGAGTTGAATATGAGCGAAAGCAATATGCGCTTGCGCGAGCACGACGCTGATGAGTTGTCCCATTACTCGAACGCGACGGTCGATATCGAATACAAATTCCCGTTCGGCTGGGGCGAACTATGGGGCATCGCTGACCGCACCGATTTCGACTTGAAGCGCCATATGGAATATTCGGGCGAAGACTTCAACTATATCGACCCGCAGACAAATGAACGCTACGTGCCGTATTGCATCGAGCCATCCCTCGGCGCAGATCGCGTGACACTCGCTTTCCTCGTGGATGCATTCCAAGAAGAAGCATTGGACAATGACGATACACGCACGGTCTTGAAGTTCCACCCGGCACTTGCACCGTACAAAGCAGCGGTATTGCCTTTGTCGAAAAAACTTTCAGAAGGCGCGACGGAAGTGTTCGCCGACCTTGCGAAGCATTTCATGGTCGATTACGACGAATCTCAATCAATCGGTAAACGCTATCGCCGCCAGGATGAAATCGGTACGCCATTCTGCATCACTTACGATTTCGACTCAGTCGAAGACGGTGAAGTGACAGTGCGCCACCGCGATTCCATGGAACAAGTCCGCATGCCGATCAAAGACGTGCAAGCTTATATCGAACAGCATATCCAATTTTAA
- a CDS encoding helix-turn-helix transcriptional regulator has product MSPIELNKRQEEILQIVKGNGPITGEQIADRLHLTRATLRPDLAILTMAGFLDARPRVGYFYSGKKPGQDITDTMNNMKVKDFQSIPVVVREDVSVYDAISQMFLDDVGTLFVVDKKSCLAGVLSRKDLLRTSLGNQDLNAIPVHIIMTRMPNITFCLRNDSLIQAANRLINQQIDALPVVEEQPEGYKVVGRLTKTNITRAFLSLSENHEL; this is encoded by the coding sequence GTGAGTCCAATCGAACTCAATAAGCGGCAAGAGGAAATTTTACAGATCGTCAAAGGCAATGGCCCGATTACAGGCGAGCAAATTGCGGACCGTCTGCATCTAACGCGTGCAACGCTTCGGCCAGATCTAGCGATTTTGACGATGGCAGGCTTTTTGGATGCCAGGCCGCGTGTCGGTTATTTTTACTCGGGCAAGAAACCGGGCCAGGATATCACCGATACGATGAACAATATGAAAGTAAAAGACTTTCAGTCAATCCCTGTCGTAGTCAGGGAAGATGTCAGCGTATACGATGCCATCAGCCAAATGTTTTTGGATGACGTCGGGACGCTTTTTGTTGTGGATAAAAAATCCTGCCTCGCTGGTGTTTTGTCGCGTAAAGATCTATTGCGCACAAGCCTTGGCAATCAGGATCTGAATGCTATTCCTGTACATATTATCATGACGCGCATGCCGAATATTACGTTTTGCTTGCGCAATGATTCGCTCATACAGGCTGCAAACCGGCTGATCAACCAACAAATCGACGCTTTGCCGGTCGTCGAAGAACAACCGGAAGGGTATAAGGTCGTCGGCAGGCTGACTAAGACTAATATCACACGGGCATTTTTGTCCCTTTCGGAAAACCACGAACTGTGA
- a CDS encoding pyruvate, water dikinase regulatory protein, with protein MSLLRVFIVSDSVGETGELVAKAAISQYLNTEQNAVLKRFPYIDSVDHLQEIIKLAEGQRAVIVYTLVSKELRHFVERETARHSIKAIDLMGPLLDALEEELHSAPIGEAGLVRKLDDDYFKKVEAIEFAVKYDDGRDPRGILLADIVLVGVSRTSKTPLSQYLAHKRLKVANVPLVPEVDPPDELFDVDPKKCFGLVISPEKLNNIRKERLIALGLNDDANYAKLDRIHEEIVHFRKVVDRIGCETLDVTNRAVEETANLILGKLQKQ; from the coding sequence ATGAGTTTATTGCGTGTTTTTATTGTCTCCGATTCGGTAGGAGAAACTGGCGAGCTGGTCGCAAAAGCGGCGATTAGCCAATACTTGAATACAGAACAGAATGCTGTCTTGAAACGGTTTCCCTATATCGATTCCGTCGATCACTTACAAGAGATCATCAAATTGGCAGAAGGACAGCGAGCTGTAATCGTTTATACGCTTGTATCAAAAGAACTTCGCCATTTCGTCGAACGCGAAACGGCCCGCCACAGCATCAAAGCGATCGACTTGATGGGCCCGTTGCTCGATGCACTCGAGGAAGAGCTGCATTCGGCACCAATCGGCGAAGCTGGGCTTGTCCGTAAGCTTGACGATGACTACTTTAAAAAAGTCGAAGCGATCGAGTTTGCTGTTAAATACGATGACGGGCGCGACCCGCGCGGCATTTTACTTGCGGATATCGTCTTAGTCGGCGTATCGCGAACGTCAAAAACCCCATTATCTCAGTACTTGGCCCATAAACGCTTGAAAGTCGCCAATGTCCCGCTAGTGCCAGAAGTGGACCCTCCGGATGAACTGTTCGATGTGGATCCTAAAAAATGCTTCGGCTTAGTCATTTCACCGGAGAAACTGAACAATATCCGGAAAGAACGCTTGATTGCACTCGGCTTGAATGATGATGCCAATTATGCGAAGTTAGACCGTATTCATGAAGAAATCGTCCATTTCCGTAAAGTGGTCGATCGTATCGGCTGCGAAACACTTGATGTCACGAATCGCGCCGTTGAGGAAACTGCTAATTTAATTCTTGGCAAACTTCAGAAACAGTAA